A section of the Cuniculiplasma divulgatum genome encodes:
- the sufB gene encoding Fe-S cluster assembly protein SufB has translation METEYSKEEEMEKLLEDLKKSNVRKEDWEFHDNLQPVYSTGAGLNRKIVEEISEIKKEPDWMRRFRLKALEIFQSKPVPTWGPDLSGIDWENTKYYTRPDEVTTNNWDEVPDQIKDTFQKLGVPEMEQKYLAGSVAQYDSEGVYHNLRKVWEDKGVLFMDLDLALKTHPDLVKDYFCRAVPPTDNKFAALNGAVWSGGSFLYVPKGVKIDMPLQTYFRMNGEQTGQFEHTIVVADEGSSVHYIEGCTAPRYEKNSLHSAIVEIYVNKNAHARYTSVQNWSKSVYNMPTKRAWVEENGQMEWVGGSLGSKVTMLYPSSYLRGPHASAHNLNVSLAGPGTIKDTGAKALHLAPYTSSRIVAKSISIEDGKAIYRGLLRMNKGAVHSKSHVQCDALLINDESQSFTFPHDEIYEPTATFGHEATVGRIGTDELTYLRSRGLSEDEASSMIVLGFLDDVMKEIPMEFAVEMNRLIKLEMNKLGAVG, from the coding sequence ATGGAAACAGAATACAGCAAGGAAGAGGAAATGGAAAAACTTCTTGAAGACCTCAAGAAGTCCAATGTAAGGAAAGAGGACTGGGAATTCCACGACAACCTGCAGCCGGTATACTCCACAGGTGCAGGCCTGAACAGGAAGATTGTGGAGGAGATATCGGAGATAAAGAAGGAACCGGACTGGATGAGGAGATTCAGGCTCAAGGCCCTTGAGATATTCCAGAGCAAGCCTGTTCCAACATGGGGGCCTGATCTTTCCGGCATAGACTGGGAGAACACAAAATATTACACGCGTCCAGACGAGGTCACAACTAACAACTGGGATGAGGTTCCCGACCAGATCAAGGACACGTTTCAGAAGCTGGGGGTACCTGAGATGGAGCAGAAATACCTTGCAGGGTCAGTTGCACAGTACGACAGCGAGGGGGTCTATCACAATCTCAGGAAGGTGTGGGAAGACAAGGGCGTACTGTTCATGGACCTTGATCTTGCACTTAAGACCCATCCTGACCTGGTGAAGGACTACTTCTGCAGGGCAGTGCCGCCAACGGACAACAAGTTTGCAGCACTGAACGGTGCTGTGTGGAGCGGAGGATCATTCCTCTATGTTCCAAAGGGGGTTAAGATCGACATGCCACTGCAGACCTATTTCAGGATGAACGGGGAGCAGACCGGCCAGTTTGAGCACACAATTGTGGTGGCGGATGAGGGTTCAAGCGTCCACTACATTGAGGGATGCACAGCACCCAGATACGAGAAGAACTCACTGCACAGCGCAATAGTTGAAATATACGTGAACAAGAACGCCCACGCAAGGTACACAAGCGTTCAGAACTGGTCAAAGAGTGTGTACAACATGCCCACAAAGAGGGCATGGGTGGAGGAGAACGGCCAGATGGAATGGGTGGGCGGATCGCTTGGATCCAAGGTTACAATGCTTTACCCGTCATCATACCTGAGAGGCCCTCATGCATCGGCGCACAACCTCAATGTATCGCTGGCAGGTCCGGGCACCATCAAGGATACAGGGGCCAAGGCACTTCATCTGGCACCATATACCAGCTCAAGGATTGTTGCAAAGAGCATAAGCATCGAGGATGGGAAGGCAATATACCGCGGACTGCTGAGGATGAACAAGGGTGCGGTCCATTCCAAGAGCCATGTCCAGTGTGATGCGCTGCTCATAAACGATGAATCCCAGAGCTTCACTTTCCCGCACGACGAGATATACGAACCAACTGCCACATTTGGCCATGAAGCCACAGTGGGCAGGATCGGGACAGACGAACTCACATATCTCAGGTCCAGGGGTCTCAGCGAGGACGAGGCAAGCTCAATGATAGTGCTTGGCTTCCTTGATGACGTCATGAAGGAAATCCCCATGGAATTTGCTGTGGAAATGAACAGGCTCATCAAGCTTGAAATGAACAAGCTTGGCGCAGTAGGATGA
- the sufC gene encoding Fe-S cluster assembly ATPase SufC translates to MQHLPELIINNLSASVEGKQILKGVNLTVKGGEIHALMGPNGAGKSTLGNVLIGHPNYIINGGSIILDGKDLTGKTPEERARAGLFLAFQSPVAVVGVKLSAFMRAAYKQVHPEDKSKLSEFYDRMKIHMKKVGLDESFMSRSVNDGFSGGERKRFEILQMMILRPKIVVLDEIDSGLDVDALKLVAEEIKEYYSQEVGFLIITHYQRILKDIEPEFVHILKDGKIVMDGDNSLSLRIEEEGYDWIKNTA, encoded by the coding sequence GTGCAACATTTGCCAGAATTGATCATTAACAATCTCAGTGCCTCAGTGGAGGGCAAACAGATATTGAAGGGAGTGAATCTTACAGTTAAGGGCGGAGAAATACACGCTCTGATGGGTCCCAACGGGGCTGGAAAGAGCACTCTGGGTAATGTGCTCATAGGGCATCCTAACTACATAATCAACGGGGGCTCAATCATACTTGATGGGAAGGACCTTACCGGCAAGACCCCGGAGGAGAGGGCAAGGGCAGGTCTGTTCCTGGCATTTCAGAGTCCGGTTGCCGTTGTGGGCGTGAAGCTATCAGCATTCATGAGGGCGGCATACAAGCAGGTCCATCCAGAGGACAAATCCAAACTTTCAGAATTCTACGACAGGATGAAGATACACATGAAGAAGGTTGGACTGGACGAATCCTTCATGTCAAGGTCAGTCAATGACGGCTTTTCAGGCGGGGAGAGAAAGAGATTCGAGATCCTGCAGATGATGATCCTGAGGCCGAAGATTGTGGTGCTGGATGAGATTGATTCGGGACTGGATGTTGATGCCCTGAAGCTGGTTGCTGAGGAGATCAAGGAATATTACAGCCAGGAAGTGGGCTTCCTGATCATTACCCATTACCAGAGAATACTGAAGGATATAGAGCCGGAGTTCGTGCACATCCTCAAGGATGGGAAGATTGTCATGGATGGAGACAACAGCCTGTCACTGAGGATCGAGGAAGAAGGGTACGACTGGATAAAGAATACTGCGTGA
- a CDS encoding winged helix-turn-helix transcriptional regulator: MDDTVETMGELSSLLGQMKGNIIQELSYSERSMDDLAHLLGINKNAVKEHMESLEKKGYVQPFFRGGGTGRPKKFYRLTEKGMGLLPKRYISFATMLVEELESEFGREKVNFILGKVADKIVGESGWKRPSGIPESREDKLKRLQEFVGTLNKLGYYARLEVTDDVVRIIRHNCIFYELAKNNSRIICTALGSDIIKNSINQDFRIREKFSDGDNKCVVEVNLTD; this comes from the coding sequence ATGGACGATACTGTTGAGACCATGGGTGAACTGTCCTCACTTCTGGGGCAGATGAAAGGCAATATAATACAGGAGCTGAGTTACTCAGAGAGAAGCATGGATGATCTTGCCCACCTGCTTGGAATTAACAAGAACGCTGTCAAGGAACATATGGAATCACTGGAAAAGAAAGGTTATGTCCAGCCGTTTTTCAGGGGAGGCGGAACGGGAAGGCCCAAGAAGTTCTACAGGCTCACGGAGAAAGGCATGGGGCTCCTGCCCAAGAGATACATATCATTCGCAACAATGCTGGTGGAGGAACTCGAATCGGAATTCGGGAGGGAGAAGGTCAATTTCATTCTGGGAAAGGTTGCGGACAAGATAGTGGGAGAATCCGGATGGAAAAGGCCGTCAGGCATTCCTGAATCAAGGGAGGACAAGCTGAAGAGGCTTCAGGAATTCGTTGGGACACTCAACAAGCTTGGCTATTATGCACGCCTGGAGGTCACAGATGATGTTGTGAGGATTATAAGGCACAACTGCATATTTTACGAGCTTGCAAAGAACAACAGCAGGATCATATGCACCGCCCTTGGATCAGACATAATAAAGAACTCAATAAACCAGGACTTCAGGATCAGGGAGAAATTCTCTGATGGTGACAACAAATGCGTTGTTGAAGTGAACCTCACTGACTAG
- a CDS encoding NAD-dependent epimerase/dehydratase family protein has protein sequence MGTILVTGSMGQIGTELVPLLVKKFGPSRVIASDVKPPNPDIFHDVEYVPLDVTNRDMVASTLKECSVTEVFHMAGILSALGERNPEMAFMVNSVGTFNILDSAMKAGVNRVMIPSTIGVFGKDTPRDNVPVVTVTRPTTMYGVTKVNAELLSAYFRNKFGLDVRGVRYPGIVSYKTPPSAGTTDYAVDMYYHAVAGKNYECYLKEDAALPMMYMPDALDSLMKLYSADESRLRYTIDYNISAFSFDPRTLAESIRKVIPDFNVSYRPDYRQAIAETWPRSLDSTDAKIDWGFSPEYDLDAMTEDMIRNLKGIHLKSQPSQ, from the coding sequence ATGGGCACTATCCTGGTGACCGGATCCATGGGTCAGATAGGTACAGAACTTGTTCCCCTGCTTGTGAAGAAATTCGGGCCTTCAAGGGTCATAGCAAGCGATGTGAAACCTCCGAATCCAGATATTTTTCATGACGTTGAATATGTGCCTCTTGACGTGACAAACAGGGACATGGTTGCATCCACTTTGAAGGAGTGCTCAGTGACAGAAGTTTTTCACATGGCCGGAATCCTTTCAGCCCTGGGTGAAAGAAACCCTGAGATGGCGTTCATGGTGAACAGTGTTGGGACCTTCAATATACTGGACTCTGCAATGAAAGCTGGCGTCAACAGGGTGATGATTCCAAGTACAATAGGGGTGTTTGGCAAAGATACGCCGCGGGACAATGTCCCTGTGGTAACAGTCACAAGACCCACCACAATGTACGGTGTGACAAAGGTCAACGCCGAGCTCCTGTCGGCATATTTCCGCAATAAATTTGGCCTGGATGTCAGGGGTGTGCGGTATCCCGGGATTGTCAGCTACAAGACTCCCCCGTCTGCCGGTACAACCGACTACGCTGTGGACATGTACTACCATGCAGTTGCCGGGAAAAATTATGAATGCTACCTGAAGGAGGATGCCGCCCTTCCCATGATGTACATGCCTGATGCGCTTGATTCTCTGATGAAGCTTTACTCTGCGGATGAAAGCAGGCTCAGGTACACCATAGACTACAACATATCGGCATTCAGCTTTGATCCCAGGACCCTGGCGGAATCCATCAGGAAAGTTATACCGGACTTTAATGTGAGTTACAGGCCAGACTACAGACAGGCAATAGCAGAAACATGGCCAAGGAGCCTGGATTCAACAGACGCAAAAATCGACTGGGGCTTCTCACCGGAATATGACCTTGACGCAATGACAGAAGATATGATCAGGAACCTGAAGGGAATTCACCTTAAGAGCCAGCCTAGTCAGTGA
- a CDS encoding RNA-guided endonuclease TnpB family protein: MFKAYKFRLYPDKEQQILLEKHFGSCRFVWNYFLDLRNTQYVETGKGMSYKSMQSLLPSLKKENEWLKDINAQSLQVVLQNLDTAFSRFFRNIAGYPTFKKKKTGGSFTVPQHFTVNDNHLAIPKFKNPLRLFMHRNIEGEMRSLTISKTPSGKYYASILAETGIKIPEPVKIEAGTSTGIDVGITAFLTTSDGMQIHNPKNLKKSEKKLAILQKRLSRKQKGSKNRNKAGVKVAKAQEHIANQRMDFHNKVSDAMLKAYDTVITEDLNVSGMMKNHHLARSIVDAGWSSFVTMLKTKALSRGKNIIEIGRFDPSSKMCSKCGYIYNLKLSERTWTCPRCNITHDREWNAAKNIKKFGLIQTDVPTDSGEVTPMEISLTGCLIREGISHVSLK, encoded by the coding sequence ATGTTCAAAGCATATAAGTTCCGATTGTATCCCGATAAGGAACAGCAAATTCTCCTGGAAAAGCACTTTGGATCATGCAGGTTTGTATGGAATTATTTCCTTGATCTGCGGAACACGCAGTATGTGGAAACGGGAAAGGGGATGAGTTACAAGAGTATGCAGTCCCTTCTTCCTTCGTTAAAGAAAGAAAATGAGTGGTTAAAAGATATCAATGCACAGAGTCTTCAGGTGGTGCTTCAAAATCTTGACACTGCATTCTCAAGATTCTTCAGGAATATTGCGGGATATCCCACCTTCAAGAAAAAGAAAACTGGGGGTTCATTCACAGTTCCCCAGCATTTCACCGTTAATGACAATCACCTGGCAATCCCGAAATTCAAGAATCCATTGCGTCTCTTCATGCACAGGAACATTGAAGGCGAAATGAGGAGCCTGACCATATCAAAAACACCATCGGGAAAATATTATGCCTCAATACTGGCTGAGACAGGAATAAAAATACCTGAACCTGTAAAGATTGAAGCAGGTACATCTACTGGTATTGATGTGGGCATAACTGCATTCCTGACCACCTCTGACGGAATGCAGATCCACAATCCCAAAAATCTGAAGAAATCGGAAAAGAAACTGGCAATATTGCAGAAGAGGCTTTCCCGAAAGCAGAAGGGGTCAAAGAACAGGAATAAGGCAGGAGTAAAAGTGGCTAAAGCACAGGAACACATAGCAAACCAGAGAATGGATTTCCACAACAAGGTATCAGATGCAATGCTCAAGGCGTATGACACCGTAATAACGGAAGACCTGAACGTATCGGGTATGATGAAGAACCATCATCTTGCAAGGAGCATAGTAGATGCAGGATGGTCTTCTTTCGTGACAATGCTGAAAACCAAGGCACTGTCAAGAGGAAAGAACATAATAGAGATCGGAAGATTCGATCCATCGTCAAAGATGTGTTCAAAGTGTGGGTATATCTACAACCTGAAGCTCAGTGAAAGAACATGGACATGTCCCAGATGTAATATCACACATGACAGGGAATGGAATGCCGCAAAAAACATAAAGAAATTCGGTCTCATACAGACCGATGTACCCACGGACAGTGGGGAAGTCACGCCTATGGAGATATCTCTGACGGGATGCCTGATTCGTGAAGGCATTAGCCATGTATCGTTGAAATAG
- a CDS encoding molybdenum cofactor biosynthesis protein MoaE, whose product MINMEPVITDDRIDLPDFMADSNPDNRSAVFSLVKATQFSGFPDVMGIYYETDQETALRVLKRIRSDAMDRYPVTDISVILRTGKISIGDYVSIVMAWGRRSDDAFSACKFVAEEIASEVPMWKYEVRKKEAVHYELDMK is encoded by the coding sequence ATGATCAACATGGAACCGGTCATAACTGATGACAGGATTGACCTGCCAGATTTCATGGCTGATTCTAACCCGGACAACAGAAGCGCCGTCTTCTCACTGGTAAAGGCGACCCAGTTCTCAGGTTTTCCTGACGTGATGGGGATATATTATGAGACTGATCAGGAGACGGCCCTGAGGGTGCTGAAACGCATAAGGTCAGATGCCATGGACCGGTACCCAGTCACTGACATATCTGTGATTCTCAGGACAGGAAAAATATCCATCGGTGATTATGTTTCAATTGTCATGGCCTGGGGAAGAAGAAGTGACGATGCCTTTTCAGCATGCAAATTCGTGGCCGAAGAAATTGCCAGCGAAGTGCCCATGTGGAAATATGAAGTCAGGAAAAAGGAAGCCGTGCATTATGAACTTGATATGAAGTGA
- a CDS encoding aldehyde dehydrogenase family protein — MIIRNKFTDSRFYEVKETSLPESREMIRHSVNAHHSLEEYPGFKLQENLLEAADIISREASILAEMLAQETGKPVKLAMDEVLRSQDAFRIAAAEILKSNGETRRLDTSPSGLNRITYSVPIPLGPMLYIASYFSPLFSTSAMTASALAVRDSVIVKPSSLTPATTDRLQKIISEAGFPGNSMQVARTSGFGNVTKFLVESREIKILGFSGKWETATRIAAMGGLKKYMMEIFGNFPAIVWDDADLDMAAEQIARSAFLTSTYTGHHLQRILVHQDSYEYLKNRLMEIVSHFRVGDPMDPETDVGPMISIDEAKSAEDFVSVARSLGGNILSGGTRTDSLMMPTLIENIDTSSYIWNNDVPGPVTMIAPVSSMSQAIKIANDAPTGISASIFTSDMNTAFFASEKLAFPTLIINDFPDYLPDSIPISGSGKNWTYRHGVRYLMDEMSGVRETVIKR, encoded by the coding sequence ATGATAATCCGAAACAAGTTCACTGATTCACGTTTTTACGAAGTCAAGGAAACGAGCCTCCCTGAATCGCGCGAGATGATACGACACAGCGTAAATGCACATCACAGCCTTGAGGAATATCCAGGTTTCAAGCTCCAGGAGAACCTGCTTGAGGCTGCAGATATCATATCCCGGGAAGCTTCCATTCTTGCTGAAATGCTTGCACAGGAAACGGGAAAGCCCGTAAAACTGGCCATGGACGAGGTGTTGCGATCCCAGGATGCATTCAGGATCGCTGCAGCCGAAATCCTGAAATCAAATGGCGAAACCAGGAGGCTTGATACATCGCCTTCAGGCTTGAACAGGATAACCTATTCAGTCCCAATACCGCTTGGCCCCATGCTGTACATAGCTTCATACTTCAGTCCCCTATTTTCAACTTCAGCCATGACGGCATCTGCCCTTGCCGTAAGGGACAGTGTCATAGTGAAACCCTCAAGCCTCACTCCTGCAACCACTGACCGGTTGCAGAAGATCATTTCTGAGGCAGGCTTCCCGGGCAATTCAATGCAGGTCGCCAGGACATCCGGATTTGGCAATGTCACGAAGTTCCTTGTAGAATCACGTGAAATCAAGATCCTTGGTTTTTCCGGGAAATGGGAAACTGCCACGCGTATAGCAGCAATGGGTGGACTGAAGAAGTACATGATGGAAATATTCGGAAATTTTCCGGCCATTGTATGGGATGATGCCGATCTCGACATGGCAGCGGAACAGATTGCAAGGTCTGCCTTCCTGACTTCCACCTACACTGGCCACCACCTCCAGAGGATACTGGTACATCAGGATTCCTATGAGTACCTTAAAAACAGGCTCATGGAGATAGTGTCGCATTTCAGGGTGGGGGATCCCATGGATCCGGAGACGGATGTTGGCCCCATGATTTCAATTGATGAGGCAAAATCCGCCGAAGATTTTGTGTCCGTGGCCCGATCACTGGGGGGAAATATATTATCAGGGGGTACCAGGACAGATTCCCTCATGATGCCGACACTCATCGAGAATATCGACACGTCCTCATACATCTGGAACAATGATGTTCCGGGGCCTGTCACAATGATTGCACCTGTCTCATCCATGTCCCAGGCAATAAAGATAGCAAATGATGCTCCAACCGGAATAAGTGCCAGCATATTCACCTCGGACATGAATACTGCGTTTTTTGCCTCAGAGAAGCTGGCTTTTCCCACTCTCATAATAAATGATTTCCCAGATTACCTTCCGGATTCAATACCCATATCCGGATCCGGGAAAAACTGGACATACCGGCACGGAGTGAGATACCTCATGGATGAAATGTCCGGAGTGAGAGAAACTGTTATAAAAAGATAG
- the icd gene encoding isocitrate dehydrogenase (NADP(+)), producing the protein MAYIKVIEGKGMQIPSNPTIGYIEGDGIGPDITKASIAAINASLEIAYKGERNIVWEKVLAGEEAMENTGKHLPQESLDLLKKCVVSIKGPLTTPIGQGFRSLNVTLRQYFDLYANIRPVKFFPGVPSPVKNPEKMNMVVFRENTEDLYMGIEWKYDSPEATMLRKFLSDNFSVNLTDDTGIGIKPISRFRSARLVRKALEYAVQNKRKSVTLVHKGNIMKYTEGAFKDWGYEVARTEFGDKTVTEEEYLKQPEAFPSRIVVKDRITDNMFQQVLTRTEDYDIIATTNLNGDYLSDALAAQVGGLGLAPGGNVGDVYAIFEAVHGTAPKYAGMDVANPTSLMLSGEMMLRHLGWNEAANILESAIMSAYKDQKVTQDLARVLNIKALKCSEFSSEVIKRMRPIK; encoded by the coding sequence ATGGCATACATCAAGGTGATAGAGGGAAAGGGTATGCAGATACCCAGCAATCCTACAATAGGTTACATAGAAGGTGACGGAATTGGTCCGGACATTACCAAGGCATCCATAGCAGCAATTAACGCTTCACTGGAAATAGCATACAAGGGCGAAAGAAACATTGTCTGGGAGAAAGTACTGGCGGGCGAGGAGGCCATGGAAAATACAGGGAAGCATCTACCGCAGGAATCTCTTGATCTTCTGAAGAAGTGTGTCGTATCAATAAAGGGGCCACTGACAACGCCCATTGGCCAGGGTTTCAGGAGCCTGAATGTCACCCTGAGGCAATATTTTGACCTGTATGCGAATATAAGGCCGGTCAAATTCTTTCCGGGAGTCCCGTCTCCAGTGAAAAATCCGGAGAAGATGAACATGGTTGTGTTCAGGGAAAATACCGAGGACCTCTACATGGGAATAGAATGGAAATACGATTCGCCGGAAGCCACAATGCTGAGGAAATTTCTCTCAGATAATTTCTCCGTTAACCTTACGGATGACACGGGAATTGGCATAAAGCCAATCAGCAGGTTCAGATCAGCAAGGCTGGTCAGGAAGGCACTGGAATACGCTGTCCAGAACAAGAGAAAGAGCGTCACTCTGGTTCACAAGGGAAACATCATGAAGTACACTGAGGGCGCATTCAAGGACTGGGGCTATGAAGTGGCAAGGACAGAATTCGGGGATAAGACGGTGACCGAGGAGGAATACCTGAAACAGCCTGAGGCTTTTCCCTCCAGGATAGTTGTTAAGGACAGGATAACTGACAACATGTTCCAGCAGGTTCTCACAAGGACTGAGGACTATGATATAATCGCAACAACCAACCTCAACGGGGACTACCTATCAGATGCCCTTGCTGCTCAGGTGGGCGGGCTTGGCCTGGCTCCTGGCGGAAATGTCGGAGATGTTTACGCAATATTCGAGGCAGTACACGGCACTGCCCCCAAGTATGCTGGAATGGATGTGGCCAATCCAACTTCCCTGATGCTGTCTGGAGAGATGATGCTGCGCCATCTTGGATGGAATGAAGCCGCAAATATACTTGAAAGTGCCATAATGTCCGCCTACAAGGACCAGAAGGTGACCCAGGATCTTGCAAGGGTCCTCAACATAAAGGCGCTCAAGTGCAGTGAATTCTCATCGGAAGTAATAAAGAGGATGCGGCCCATAAAGTAA
- a CDS encoding adenylosuccinate synthase: MIAAVLGLQFGDEGKGKITDFLSGMFQVAVRFNGGGNAGHTVVANGKTYKFHLVPSGSLRCETVVLGNGMVIDPHGLAEEMDKLTASGCTSHIIISKMAHVVTPMHKILDTKEESVRSKLSIGTTAQGIGPTYEDKYARTGIRMVDLLSRDTLMEKVETIYRMKESLLASTDFSRKENREAMVDELYMVGQKLTPFLEYTELEIFRQYRKGKSILFEGAQGTMLDIDFGMYPFVTSSNALAGALSLGAGFPFRKVDYVIGVAKAYMSKVGSGPFPTELEETQAARLRDLGHEFGTTTGRPRRVGWLDIPMLRYSIMMNDVDALAITRLDTLGQMDKIRICTAYRKDGKEIDYIPRSFQEFSGVEMDYMDMEPWGKLVQHEGGYTFNALPAALRKYVEKVEELLDIPVDIISLGEGRENTIVRDTSVLNSQAQGTPEHDPIL; the protein is encoded by the coding sequence GTGATAGCTGCTGTTCTCGGCTTGCAGTTTGGCGATGAGGGCAAGGGTAAGATCACTGACTTCCTGAGCGGAATGTTCCAGGTTGCCGTAAGATTCAATGGTGGCGGGAATGCAGGCCATACCGTTGTTGCAAACGGCAAAACCTACAAATTTCATCTGGTGCCATCAGGATCCCTGAGATGCGAAACTGTGGTACTTGGAAATGGAATGGTGATCGACCCCCACGGCCTGGCAGAGGAAATGGACAAGCTCACGGCCTCAGGCTGTACTTCGCACATTATCATAAGCAAGATGGCGCATGTCGTAACGCCAATGCACAAGATACTTGACACAAAGGAAGAGTCCGTAAGATCAAAGCTGAGCATTGGAACAACTGCCCAGGGCATAGGCCCCACATATGAGGACAAATATGCAAGGACCGGCATAAGGATGGTTGACCTTCTGAGCCGTGATACTCTAATGGAAAAGGTTGAGACCATATACAGAATGAAGGAAAGCCTGCTTGCCAGCACTGATTTCAGCAGAAAGGAGAACAGGGAAGCCATGGTGGATGAATTATACATGGTTGGCCAGAAGCTCACGCCGTTCCTTGAGTATACTGAGCTTGAAATTTTCAGGCAGTACAGGAAGGGTAAGAGCATACTTTTTGAGGGGGCACAGGGTACAATGCTTGACATAGACTTCGGAATGTACCCCTTTGTAACCTCTTCAAATGCGCTTGCTGGAGCGCTATCACTGGGAGCGGGATTTCCATTCAGGAAAGTGGATTATGTCATTGGTGTTGCAAAAGCCTACATGTCAAAAGTGGGATCCGGGCCTTTTCCCACGGAACTTGAGGAAACCCAGGCAGCCAGGCTGAGAGATCTCGGCCATGAGTTTGGTACCACAACGGGAAGACCAAGGCGCGTGGGATGGCTTGATATCCCGATGCTCAGGTATTCCATCATGATGAATGACGTGGACGCGCTGGCTATCACAAGGCTGGACACACTGGGGCAGATGGATAAAATCAGGATCTGTACGGCCTACAGAAAAGATGGAAAGGAGATCGACTACATTCCCAGAAGTTTCCAGGAATTTTCAGGGGTTGAGATGGACTATATGGATATGGAACCCTGGGGAAAGCTTGTCCAACATGAAGGCGGTTACACCTTCAATGCTCTTCCCGCAGCACTCAGGAAATACGTCGAGAAAGTTGAGGAGCTGCTTGACATCCCTGTTGACATAATATCACTCGGGGAAGGCCGGGAAAATACCATAGTCAGGGATACTTCTGTGCTCAATAGTCAAGCACAAGGTACACCGGAGCATGATCCGATCCTGTGA
- a CDS encoding exodeoxyribonuclease III, producing MTIKLISWNVNGLRAAMKSGLSGFIQKESPDIMAMQEVKISEGQVPLELSSGGYTAYLNPAEKKGYSGTLTLSRIHPISLIRGIGNPEFDTEGRIMGLELDNFYFLNVYFPNSQRGLTRLDYKLAFNSEFHRFCNKLREKKPVVITGDFNVAHREIDIANPRSNEHNAGFTKEERDWMTEFLEDGYVDTFRMFNGDPGHYSWWSYMHNARSRNIGWRIDYFVVSADLKSRVEDAGIMEEVTGSDHAPVYLVLDY from the coding sequence ATGACCATCAAGCTGATATCGTGGAATGTGAACGGGCTCAGGGCTGCTATGAAATCAGGGCTGTCCGGCTTCATACAGAAGGAATCCCCTGACATCATGGCAATGCAGGAAGTCAAGATTTCTGAGGGACAGGTGCCATTGGAACTGTCATCAGGCGGATATACTGCATATTTGAATCCAGCTGAAAAAAAGGGCTACAGCGGCACTCTCACATTATCAAGGATACACCCGATCTCACTTATCCGTGGAATCGGAAATCCTGAATTTGACACAGAAGGAAGGATAATGGGACTGGAACTGGACAATTTCTATTTCCTGAACGTATATTTCCCCAATTCGCAAAGAGGCCTCACAAGGCTGGATTATAAGCTGGCATTCAACTCTGAATTTCACAGGTTCTGCAATAAATTGAGGGAAAAGAAGCCGGTGGTAATAACAGGGGACTTCAACGTGGCACACAGGGAGATAGATATTGCAAACCCCAGGAGCAATGAACACAATGCGGGGTTCACAAAGGAAGAGAGAGACTGGATGACAGAGTTTCTGGAGGACGGTTATGTTGACACATTCAGGATGTTCAATGGCGATCCGGGCCATTACTCATGGTGGTCGTATATGCACAACGCAAGATCACGGAATATAGGCTGGCGCATAGATTATTTCGTTGTGTCGGCGGACTTGAAATCCCGGGTGGAGGATGCAGGAATAATGGAGGAGGTCACAGGATCGGATCATGCTCCGGTGTACCTTGTGCTTGACTATTGA